From Oscillospiraceae bacterium CM, a single genomic window includes:
- a CDS encoding RnfABCDGE type electron transport complex subunit A codes for MTQYILLFVGAAIVNNFVLTRFLGLCIFFGVSKKLDASVGMGMAVTAVMTLSSILAWVVYSLVLVPLGLKFLTTIVFVILIASFVQMLEMIIKKLAPTLYGMWGIYLLLIATNCIVLGVPLINAEAGYDLGLSIVNALGSGVGFALAMILMSSIREKLEYADVPKPLQGLGIAFIVAGMLSLAFLGFSGMIPL; via the coding sequence ATGACACAATATATTTTGCTCTTTGTTGGCGCGGCCATCGTTAACAACTTTGTCTTGACGCGTTTTCTCGGCCTGTGTATCTTCTTCGGTGTTTCGAAGAAGCTGGACGCCTCGGTCGGCATGGGCATGGCCGTTACCGCCGTTATGACGCTCTCGAGCATTCTCGCTTGGGTTGTTTATTCACTCGTTCTTGTCCCGCTTGGCCTCAAGTTCCTGACAACGATTGTCTTTGTTATTCTAATTGCAAGCTTCGTTCAGATGCTTGAAATGATTATTAAAAAGCTCGCGCCGACGCTGTATGGCATGTGGGGCATTTACCTGCTTCTGATAGCCACAAACTGCATCGTTCTCGGCGTTCCGCTGATTAACGCTGAAGCTGGCTATGACCTCGGCCTGAGCATTGTCAACGCGCTCGGCTCTGGCGTCGGTTTTGCACTCGCAATGATTTTGATGTCCAGTATCCGTGAAAAGCTTGAGTACGCTGATGTGCCGAAGCCGCTTCAGGGTCTTGGCATTGCGTTTATCGTTGCGGGCATGCTGTCTCTGGCCTTCCTGGGTTTCTCCGGGATGATACCCCTGTAA
- the rsxE gene encoding electron transport complex subunit RsxE, with translation MSLWKIFSKGLIDENPILVLALSLCPALAVTSSVLTALTMGLTVTFVISMNNIVVSIIRKFVNPKVRVPVYITSIATIVTLAILFLQAFAPELYQALGIYLSLVVVFAIILARAESFASKNPVFPSFLDGLGMGMGFTLAMITVGAIRELFGNGTLLGFRILGSWYNAPLLFVMAPGAFFVIAYLVGLTKIYLKKKEDREREREAA, from the coding sequence ATGAGTCTGTGGAAAATATTCAGCAAAGGTCTTATTGACGAGAACCCCATTCTTGTCTTGGCGCTCAGCCTTTGCCCGGCCCTCGCTGTGACATCGTCTGTGCTGACGGCGCTGACAATGGGCCTGACTGTGACCTTCGTTATCTCTATGAATAACATTGTCGTGTCGATTATCCGGAAGTTTGTCAACCCAAAGGTTCGTGTTCCGGTATACATCACAAGCATAGCCACGATCGTCACACTAGCGATTTTGTTCCTCCAAGCCTTCGCGCCGGAACTGTATCAGGCGCTTGGTATTTACCTAAGCCTCGTTGTCGTATTCGCCATCATCCTGGCCAGAGCCGAATCTTTTGCGTCGAAAAACCCGGTGTTTCCGTCCTTTCTTGACGGTTTAGGCATGGGTATGGGCTTTACGCTGGCCATGATCACCGTCGGTGCGATCCGTGAGCTCTTTGGCAACGGCACACTCCTCGGCTTTAGAATCCTCGGCTCTTGGTACAATGCCCCGCTTCTGTTTGTTATGGCGCCTGGCGCTTTCTTTGTCATCGCTTATCTCGTTGGCCTGACAAAGATTTATCTCAAAAAGAAGGAAGACCGTGAAAGGGAGCGTGAAGCTGCATGA
- a CDS encoding FMN-binding protein, whose amino-acid sequence MSEHAVHTDNNSSILKITVNLAVTCLVSGAILAGAYFLTRPIAAKQEVLMEQKSKQALVSDAASFEEVEGQKEMSIAKAQDGSIVAYVVSVESRGYGGAIKMLVAVTPEGKVYNFKILSANETPGLGTKAAESPFKDQFPGKTAEQLVVTKDPSNTTNIQAMTGATITSRAVTNGVKTAVDEVNAYLGEGNSK is encoded by the coding sequence ATGTCTGAGCACGCGGTACATACCGATAATAATTCGAGCATTCTGAAAATAACAGTGAATCTCGCGGTTACATGTCTCGTGTCCGGCGCAATCCTTGCAGGAGCGTACTTTTTAACACGACCCATCGCCGCAAAGCAAGAAGTTCTGATGGAACAAAAATCAAAACAGGCGCTCGTTTCGGATGCGGCGTCCTTCGAAGAAGTCGAAGGGCAAAAAGAAATGTCCATCGCCAAAGCGCAAGACGGATCTATCGTCGCGTATGTCGTTTCAGTTGAGTCCAGAGGGTATGGCGGCGCCATCAAGATGCTTGTTGCTGTGACGCCGGAAGGAAAGGTTTATAACTTTAAGATCCTCAGCGCAAACGAAACCCCCGGTCTTGGAACAAAAGCCGCAGAATCCCCGTTTAAAGATCAGTTCCCCGGCAAAACAGCAGAGCAGCTCGTCGTCACAAAGGACCCCTCAAACACAACCAATATTCAGGCGATGACGGGTGCCACAATCACTTCAAGAGCCGTGACGAATGGCGTTAAAACAGCTGTTGACGAAGTTAACGCTTATCTGGGGGAGGGAAACAGCAAATGA
- a CDS encoding RnfABCDGE type electron transport complex subunit D gives MSSNIKLEETLLSVSTSPHVKNNDSIPKIMWNVNLALAPAAIFAAIWFGLPAIITMVVAIVAAVATEFLIQKFRKAKVTVGDGSAVVTGLLLAMCLPPALPWYMTAFGAVLAILIAKMAMGGLGFNVFNPAHIGRAALMVSWPALMTSWAANITSPDAVSSATVLNIAKQQGYETVVNLFGDKTALYKALFLGTRNGSIGETCTVLLILGGIYLIYKGYIKWQVPVVMIGTVGILAWVFGGFFYGGPGTLFSGDPLFHMMAGGLMIGAFFMATDMVTIPITIKGQIIFAFGCGVITTLIRFVGGYPEGVCYSILLMNCVTPLIDRVTKPRIYGTGRKSYV, from the coding sequence ATGAGTTCAAATATTAAACTTGAAGAAACGCTTTTAAGCGTCTCTACTTCGCCGCACGTTAAAAATAACGATTCCATTCCGAAGATTATGTGGAATGTCAATCTGGCGCTTGCGCCGGCGGCGATTTTTGCAGCCATCTGGTTCGGCCTTCCCGCAATCATTACCATGGTTGTTGCCATCGTTGCGGCGGTCGCGACCGAATTTCTCATTCAGAAATTCAGAAAAGCCAAAGTCACGGTCGGAGACGGCAGCGCCGTTGTGACCGGTCTTCTCCTGGCGATGTGCCTGCCGCCGGCTCTGCCATGGTACATGACGGCGTTCGGCGCAGTTCTTGCCATTCTTATTGCGAAAATGGCCATGGGCGGCCTCGGCTTTAACGTCTTTAACCCCGCGCACATCGGCCGCGCCGCGTTGATGGTATCATGGCCGGCGCTCATGACATCTTGGGCAGCCAACATCACAAGCCCTGACGCGGTATCAAGCGCGACGGTCCTCAATATCGCTAAGCAGCAGGGTTACGAAACGGTTGTCAATCTCTTTGGCGATAAAACAGCGCTTTATAAAGCGCTGTTCCTCGGCACGAGAAACGGCAGTATTGGTGAAACTTGTACGGTGCTCCTGATTCTCGGCGGCATCTACCTGATCTACAAAGGCTATATCAAGTGGCAGGTCCCTGTCGTGATGATTGGCACAGTCGGTATTCTTGCTTGGGTATTCGGCGGCTTTTTCTACGGCGGCCCCGGCACACTTTTCTCCGGAGATCCGCTTTTCCACATGATGGCAGGTGGCCTGATGATCGGCGCCTTCTTTATGGCGACTGATATGGTCACGATTCCGATTACGATCAAAGGCCAGATTATTTTCGCATTCGGCTGCGGTGTCATCACGACCCTCATTCGTTTTGTCGGCGGATATCCTGAAGGCGTTTGCTACTCGATCCTCCTGATGAACTGCGTGACGCCGCTCATCGATAGGGTCACAAAACCGAGAATCTACGGCACGGGGAGGAAGAGCTATGTCTGA
- the rsxC gene encoding electron transport complex subunit RsxC, with the protein MLKTFRGGVHPEEHKDITAELHTEFMPPPQKVIIPVSQHIGAPGVPMVNVGDTVKKGQPIASADVHLTAWVHASISGKVVEIAEYPSSFKDKSLAIVIESDGLDEWAPGLPMQRDFEKLSVEEIHKIVTTAGLVGLGGANFPSHFKLTYGPEKHIDTLLINAAECEPYLNSDYRVMIEETDRVVLGVKIAMKSLNVKRCFVGVEDNKPKAIEGFKKAFANVDGVTVVALPTKYPQGAERMFIKVLTEREIPAGKRHSDIGIVGLNVGSIVAIANAVEKGIPLIERVITVSGDAIAQPKNLRVRIGTSFKDIVEYCGGYSKTPKKIINGGPMMGYALSDLNIPVIKGVAGILVMSKDAVAEDEEYPCIRCGKCVDACPAGLVPSMLSILSERGRHTEAREEYGVFNCIECGSCAYVCPSKRRILQYIRYSKAKNAGHGHH; encoded by the coding sequence GTGTTAAAAACCTTCCGCGGCGGCGTCCACCCAGAAGAGCATAAGGACATAACGGCAGAACTTCATACCGAGTTTATGCCACCGCCGCAAAAAGTCATTATCCCCGTCAGCCAGCATATTGGCGCGCCGGGTGTCCCGATGGTCAACGTCGGCGATACCGTCAAAAAAGGCCAGCCGATTGCGAGTGCCGACGTGCACCTCACAGCTTGGGTGCATGCATCCATCTCCGGCAAAGTCGTCGAAATCGCTGAGTATCCGAGCTCTTTTAAAGATAAGAGCCTCGCGATTGTCATCGAGAGCGACGGTCTTGATGAGTGGGCTCCCGGCCTCCCGATGCAGCGCGACTTTGAAAAGCTCAGCGTCGAGGAGATTCATAAAATCGTCACAACGGCCGGTCTTGTCGGCCTCGGCGGCGCGAACTTCCCCTCGCACTTTAAGCTGACCTACGGCCCCGAAAAGCACATAGACACGCTGCTGATCAATGCCGCTGAGTGCGAACCCTACCTCAACTCAGACTACAGGGTTATGATCGAAGAGACAGACCGTGTTGTCCTGGGTGTGAAAATCGCCATGAAGTCCTTAAACGTCAAAAGATGCTTCGTCGGTGTTGAGGACAACAAGCCCAAAGCGATCGAAGGCTTTAAAAAGGCCTTTGCCAATGTGGATGGCGTTACTGTTGTCGCCCTGCCGACGAAATACCCGCAGGGTGCCGAGCGTATGTTTATTAAAGTTCTCACAGAGCGTGAGATTCCCGCGGGCAAGCGCCATTCCGATATCGGTATTGTCGGCTTAAACGTCGGTTCCATCGTCGCCATTGCCAATGCCGTTGAAAAGGGTATTCCGCTCATCGAGCGCGTTATCACCGTTTCCGGTGACGCCATTGCCCAGCCGAAAAACCTGCGCGTTCGGATCGGCACAAGCTTTAAAGATATTGTTGAATATTGCGGCGGGTACTCCAAAACACCCAAAAAGATTATTAACGGCGGCCCGATGATGGGTTATGCACTTTCCGATCTCAATATCCCGGTCATCAAAGGCGTGGCCGGTATTCTTGTGATGAGCAAGGACGCTGTGGCTGAAGACGAAGAGTATCCCTGCATCCGCTGCGGCAAGTGTGTGGACGCCTGTCCCGCCGGTCTCGTACCGAGCATGCTGAGCATTCTCTCCGAGCGCGGCAGACATACGGAAGCGCGTGAAGAATACGGCGTGTTCAACTGCATCGAATGCGGCAGCTGCGCCTATGTCTGTCCCTCGAAGCGCCGGATATTGCAGTACATCAGATATTCCAAGGCCAAAAACGCCGGTCATGGACATCATTAA
- a CDS encoding SoxR reducing system RseC family protein: protein MKTSVGIVIETDGKTATVKAGRHTECESCGACSGNNAPLVTVRNPVGAHIGQRVEFEVQEESSLKGAFLIFVLPLAAAFLGVWLGGLAAVALGWKMLIGNIAGGAVLFFASIVAIRVSEKKISRSLSSLPAILKIVK from the coding sequence ATGAAAACGTCTGTAGGCATTGTCATTGAGACGGACGGCAAAACTGCGACCGTCAAAGCCGGCAGGCACACCGAATGCGAAAGCTGCGGGGCCTGCTCCGGCAACAACGCCCCCCTTGTAACGGTCCGCAATCCGGTTGGCGCCCACATTGGGCAGCGCGTTGAGTTTGAAGTGCAGGAAGAGTCGTCGCTCAAAGGCGCGTTCCTGATTTTCGTGCTACCGCTCGCGGCGGCGTTTCTCGGTGTCTGGCTGGGCGGCCTTGCGGCTGTGGCACTTGGGTGGAAGATGCTTATTGGAAACATTGCAGGCGGCGCCGTCTTATTTTTCGCTTCCATCGTTGCCATCAGAGTATCGGAGAAAAAGATCAGCCGCTCGCTGTCAAGCTTGCCGGCCATTCTCAAAATCGTCAAGTAA
- a CDS encoding IS30 family transposase, with amino-acid sequence MDNNDSITVSAERKKGQHLSLEDRGAVKALLKQGLGVRGIARNIGCSPSTISYELRRGTPTRKSNRGQAPGYSPKLGEAIYKANRRACVKPLKAGSCKTFIDWVVKQIREHKWSLDSCCGYAKRQRLYSEDQMVCTRTLYNMVWAGLLPITPTELPEALKRSTRKARGRENKKHYGTSISARPEIASLRIEGGHWEGDTVVGKRAGKEAVVLSLLEKKTEHYIAIRIPGKTSDAVMSAMKSLRAEYGERFSQIFKTITVDNGSEFADFAEVEAWGSQIYFAHPYSSWERPQNERHNGLFRTFVPKGTSIEQYTDEDILSAADELNGRPRKKLGYHTPEELFEAFLDSEYAA; translated from the coding sequence ATGGATAACAATGATTCTATCACAGTCAGCGCAGAACGCAAGAAAGGGCAACACTTGAGCTTGGAAGATCGTGGTGCTGTCAAAGCCCTCTTGAAGCAGGGACTTGGCGTACGCGGCATCGCCCGAAACATTGGCTGTTCACCGTCCACCATCTCATACGAGTTAAGGCGAGGTACACCGACACGGAAGAGCAACAGGGGCCAAGCACCTGGCTATTCTCCGAAACTCGGCGAGGCCATCTACAAGGCTAATCGAAGGGCTTGTGTCAAGCCCCTCAAAGCAGGCTCCTGCAAGACTTTCATTGACTGGGTAGTCAAGCAGATCCGGGAACACAAGTGGTCGCTGGATTCCTGCTGCGGATATGCGAAGCGACAGCGTTTGTACAGTGAAGATCAGATGGTTTGTACCCGCACTCTGTACAACATGGTCTGGGCAGGCTTGCTTCCCATCACGCCGACCGAACTGCCGGAAGCCTTAAAACGCAGCACCCGAAAGGCCAGGGGCAGGGAAAACAAAAAGCACTACGGCACAAGCATTTCCGCCCGTCCTGAGATCGCTTCCCTTCGTATAGAAGGCGGCCACTGGGAGGGCGACACCGTGGTTGGAAAACGAGCTGGGAAAGAGGCAGTTGTACTCTCTCTGCTGGAGAAGAAGACCGAGCACTACATCGCCATTCGTATTCCCGGAAAGACCAGTGATGCGGTGATGTCTGCCATGAAAAGCCTACGCGCTGAGTACGGGGAACGTTTTTCACAGATTTTTAAGACGATTACCGTAGACAACGGCAGCGAGTTCGCCGACTTTGCAGAAGTCGAGGCTTGGGGTTCCCAGATCTACTTTGCCCACCCATACAGCTCTTGGGAACGTCCTCAGAACGAAAGGCATAATGGACTGTTCCGGACCTTCGTTCCAAAGGGAACATCTATTGAGCAGTATACAGACGAGGACATCCTGTCCGCTGCTGATGAGTTAAATGGGCGACCCCGGAAGAAGCTCGGATACCACACGCCAGAGGAACTATTTGAAGCCTTTCTTGATTCCGAATACGCAGCCTGA
- the ndk gene encoding nucleoside-diphosphate kinase: protein MADERTFVMLKPDCIKRGLIGEVIRRIERKGYRILDVKMRNLTHEFLEEHYAHIADKPFFPDVARYMMSGPVFGMAVSGENVVLGVRILVGATKFEEAGGGTIRGDYAESTSSNLIHASDSPENGEIEIKRFFK from the coding sequence ATGGCAGACGAGAGAACATTCGTCATGCTCAAACCGGACTGTATCAAAAGAGGCCTTATTGGTGAGGTTATCAGAAGAATCGAGCGGAAAGGCTACAGAATTCTTGACGTTAAAATGAGAAATTTAACACATGAATTTCTAGAGGAACATTATGCGCACATTGCAGACAAACCCTTTTTCCCAGACGTTGCCCGCTATATGATGTCGGGGCCCGTCTTCGGCATGGCTGTATCCGGAGAAAACGTTGTTCTCGGCGTCCGAATTCTCGTCGGCGCGACCAAGTTTGAAGAGGCGGGAGGCGGCACCATCCGAGGTGATTATGCCGAAAGCACGTCAAGCAACCTAATTCATGCATCGGATTCGCCAGAAAACGGCGAAATTGAAATAAAGAGATTCTTTAAATAA
- a CDS encoding nucleoside-diphosphate kinase produces the protein MAEENTFIMLKPDCMKRGLIGEIVTRIERKGYRIMDAKMAKLSAPFLYEHYAHLAEQPFFPLILKHMLSGPVLGLIVRGENAVLGMSILVGATKFEDAEAVTIRGDYAASTNNNLIHCSDSAEIGEIEIKRFFSYLAEK, from the coding sequence ATGGCAGAAGAAAATACTTTTATTATGCTGAAACCGGATTGTATGAAAAGAGGGCTCATCGGTGAAATCGTGACGCGGATTGAACGGAAGGGCTATCGGATTATGGATGCAAAAATGGCCAAACTGTCGGCCCCTTTCCTGTATGAGCATTATGCGCATCTGGCAGAGCAGCCGTTTTTCCCTCTGATTTTAAAGCATATGCTGTCCGGCCCTGTTTTGGGACTTATTGTCCGCGGTGAAAATGCGGTGCTCGGCATGAGCATCCTCGTCGGTGCCACAAAATTTGAAGACGCCGAGGCCGTCACAATCCGCGGCGATTACGCAGCCAGCACGAACAACAATCTTATTCACTGCTCGGATTCTGCCGAGATCGGTGAAATTGAGATTAAGAGGTTTTTCAGTTATCTGGCGGAAAAATAA
- a CDS encoding DAK2 domain-containing protein — MILNGAAAIENHKGEINELNVFPVPDGDTGTNMSLTMGAGAAALSNAPVATVGKASDVTAAALLRGARGNSGVILSLLFRGIARRLKDLETAGAADFAQAITDGVDSAYKAVMKPAEGTILTVSRLLAEAAVLEAEKTDDIEAVLEASLKAGGEALANTINQNPILKKAGVVDAGGKGFLYIMEGMLKALRGVTVFQNETGSVGAEKADFSDFETADINFTYCTEFIAGRASTKDVGLLRAFLDALGDSVVVVDDDEIIKVHVHSNEPGAVLTEALTYGPLLSVKIENMKEQHTGKLVETRAPQPEPAALPEAGEAAPMPEPAPVPETIPEQSEAMPFWGASMPDVPPAESVPDETAVAAPDDDVLSEPEKDFAVVAVCAGAGLCGVFRELGADAIIIGGQTMNPSTADILAKIEAVPSQTVFVLPNNKNIIMAAQQCMRLTEKKVVVIPTKTMPQGISAMIALDVGASVTENIALMEQAAGRVHTAQITYAARDSSYDGHVITAGDYIALLEDTLVATGKDTASLVDAVAVSLAAFSPEFITVFSGEDVDAETADSVLKRLTTAIPQAEASLVDGGQPVYYFLISAE; from the coding sequence ATGATTCTCAATGGCGCGGCGGCTATTGAGAACCATAAAGGCGAAATTAATGAGCTCAACGTTTTCCCGGTCCCGGACGGGGACACGGGTACCAATATGAGCCTCACTATGGGGGCTGGGGCTGCGGCGCTGTCGAATGCGCCCGTCGCAACCGTCGGCAAAGCCTCAGACGTCACAGCCGCGGCGCTTTTGCGCGGCGCGCGGGGCAACTCCGGCGTCATTTTATCTCTATTATTCCGCGGTATTGCACGCCGCCTCAAAGATTTGGAGACAGCTGGCGCGGCCGATTTTGCCCAAGCAATAACCGACGGCGTCGATTCGGCATACAAAGCCGTTATGAAGCCCGCAGAAGGGACGATTTTAACCGTCTCGCGCCTTTTGGCCGAGGCCGCCGTTTTAGAGGCGGAAAAGACGGATGATATTGAAGCCGTTTTGGAAGCGTCGCTCAAGGCGGGTGGTGAGGCGCTGGCAAATACCATCAATCAAAACCCGATTTTAAAGAAAGCCGGCGTTGTCGATGCCGGGGGAAAAGGCTTTTTGTATATCATGGAGGGTATGCTTAAAGCCCTGCGCGGCGTTACGGTCTTTCAAAACGAAACAGGCTCGGTCGGGGCCGAAAAAGCCGACTTTTCGGATTTTGAAACGGCGGATATTAACTTCACCTATTGTACGGAATTTATCGCCGGACGGGCCAGCACGAAAGACGTCGGCCTGCTCCGCGCGTTTTTAGACGCGCTGGGCGACAGCGTCGTCGTCGTCGATGATGACGAAATTATTAAAGTGCATGTGCATTCCAACGAGCCGGGTGCCGTCCTGACGGAGGCGCTGACGTATGGCCCTTTGCTCTCCGTTAAAATAGAAAACATGAAAGAGCAGCACACAGGCAAGCTTGTCGAGACGCGGGCGCCCCAGCCGGAGCCCGCCGCGCTGCCGGAAGCTGGCGAAGCGGCGCCAATGCCCGAACCAGCCCCCGTGCCGGAAACGATACCCGAGCAGTCAGAGGCGATGCCATTTTGGGGGGCAAGCATGCCGGATGTGCCGCCTGCAGAAAGTGTGCCGGATGAAACAGCGGTCGCTGCGCCCGACGATGACGTTCTGAGCGAGCCGGAAAAGGATTTTGCGGTTGTCGCCGTCTGTGCCGGTGCCGGGCTCTGTGGTGTTTTCCGCGAGCTGGGTGCCGACGCGATCATCATCGGCGGGCAGACGATGAACCCTTCAACAGCCGACATCCTCGCGAAAATCGAAGCGGTGCCGTCGCAGACGGTTTTCGTCCTGCCGAACAATAAAAACATTATTATGGCCGCGCAGCAGTGCATGCGCCTGACCGAGAAAAAGGTTGTCGTCATCCCGACGAAGACGATGCCGCAAGGGATCTCCGCCATGATCGCGCTGGACGTCGGCGCTTCGGTGACGGAAAATATTGCGCTCATGGAGCAGGCCGCCGGGCGCGTTCACACGGCGCAGATTACCTACGCCGCGCGTGACTCATCGTATGACGGGCATGTCATCACAGCGGGTGACTATATCGCCCTGCTGGAAGATACGCTTGTTGCCACAGGGAAGGATACGGCCAGCCTTGTAGACGCCGTTGCCGTTTCTTTAGCGGCGTTTTCACCGGAGTTTATCACGGTTTTTTCCGGTGAGGATGTTGATGCCGAGACGGCGGACAGTGTGCTCAAAAGACTGACAACGGCCATTCCGCAGGCGGAGGCTTCACTCGTAGACGGCGGCCAGCCCGTCTATTACTTCTTGATATCAGCAGAATAA
- a CDS encoding Asp23/Gls24 family envelope stress response protein, which yields MTLQTEQGYIRIASDVFTNLAGTAATNCFGVKGMTVRSMTDGLVHLLKRESMGKGVHITYNDNGTISIELHIAVDQGVNIPVLCTSIIEEVRYKVSLATGVDIESVDVYVDSMIIG from the coding sequence ATAACGCTTCAGACGGAACAGGGATATATCCGCATTGCCAGCGACGTCTTTACAAATCTCGCCGGGACGGCCGCGACGAATTGCTTCGGCGTCAAGGGGATGACCGTCCGCTCGATGACAGACGGTCTTGTTCACTTGCTGAAACGAGAGTCCATGGGCAAAGGCGTCCATATCACATATAATGATAACGGCACCATTTCAATCGAGCTTCATATTGCCGTGGATCAGGGCGTCAATATACCCGTCCTGTGTACGAGCATCATTGAAGAAGTTCGTTACAAGGTGTCCCTGGCGACCGGCGTGGACATTGAGAGCGTCGACGTTTATGTCGACTCTATGATTATAGGCTGA
- a CDS encoding YbaK/EbsC family protein, whose translation MSTETARAHFRQFGIEDRIIELGPSPVTVETAFKALRVCTARISKTLSFRTDKGCMLIICAGDARIDSRKFCDYFSSKESFLSPEEVPDMVGHGADGVCPFGIKPGIPVYLDESLLRFDTVFPAAGSGTSAIELTIDELFKFSKAKGWVDVCFVPEQDAAV comes from the coding sequence ATGTCTACTGAGACCGCGCGCGCTCATTTTCGCCAGTTTGGCATCGAGGACAGAATCATCGAACTTGGTCCGTCACCTGTGACGGTTGAAACGGCGTTCAAAGCGCTGCGCGTCTGCACAGCCAGAATTTCGAAAACGCTTTCCTTCCGCACCGATAAGGGCTGCATGCTCATTATTTGCGCGGGCGATGCGCGCATCGACAGCCGGAAGTTCTGCGATTACTTTTCCTCAAAGGAGTCCTTCCTCTCTCCTGAAGAGGTTCCAGACATGGTCGGCCACGGTGCAGACGGCGTCTGCCCCTTTGGTATCAAGCCCGGCATACCCGTCTATCTCGACGAGTCGCTGCTCCGGTTTGATACGGTTTTTCCGGCGGCCGGCAGCGGGACAAGCGCCATTGAGCTGACGATTGACGAGCTGTTCAAATTCTCCAAAGCCAAAGGCTGGGTGGACGTCTGTTTCGTACCCGAGCAGGACGCAGCCGTTTAA
- a CDS encoding flavin reductase: protein MNNKAMYKLVYGLFVLTAQDGEKDNGCIINTALQVTTAPNRVTMTVNKQNLTHDMLLKTGAFNLSTLSEDAPFSVFQNFGMQSGKTADKFADFKDVYRSENGLLYLTRWANSFISGKVVTATDIGTHTLFLADVTDAEVLSTADSMSYAFYQKNVKPAPPRPAAKGWRCRICGYFHEGEDLAPDFICPVCKHGAADFEEA, encoded by the coding sequence ATGAACAACAAAGCCATGTACAAGCTTGTTTACGGCCTGTTTGTCCTGACGGCGCAGGATGGTGAAAAGGACAACGGCTGCATCATCAACACGGCCCTGCAGGTAACGACGGCACCCAACCGCGTGACGATGACCGTCAACAAACAGAACCTGACGCACGACATGCTCCTGAAAACGGGGGCGTTCAACCTCTCGACGCTTTCGGAGGACGCGCCGTTTTCCGTTTTTCAGAATTTCGGGATGCAAAGCGGTAAAACAGCCGACAAATTCGCCGATTTTAAAGACGTCTACCGCAGCGAGAACGGCCTTTTGTACCTCACGCGCTGGGCCAATTCGTTCATTTCCGGCAAAGTCGTCACAGCCACGGACATCGGCACGCACACGCTTTTTCTCGCCGACGTGACGGACGCAGAGGTGCTCTCCACCGCAGACTCAATGAGCTACGCGTTTTATCAGAAAAACGTCAAGCCCGCGCCGCCGAGACCGGCCGCCAAAGGCTGGCGCTGCCGCATTTGCGGGTATTTTCACGAAGGGGAAGACCTCGCGCCCGATTTTATTTGCCCCGTCTGCAAGCACGGCGCGGCGGACTTTGAGGAAGCCTAA